One segment of Polaribacter huanghezhanensis DNA contains the following:
- a CDS encoding oligosaccharide flippase family protein, whose product MKKRIKLFYKDASKENKAFISNTFFNIIFIGIKIGIGLVTISILLKYLGEERFGVWQTILSISTFFSLLSFGYSNGLRNLITKLIIKNKEKEISKAIGATYLLVSKIVAISALILLPSLYFFLNPNTLFLGTTIASNEISISILIFLSFFLLNIILSLSESIAFGIQKSYLTSLFQAISIFFSLILVYVIGKNNEINLIQVAFIFGVTQSATYVIFILFQKLKLNININFKSSYSLKETNKLSFHFFIAHLLAVAFLSIDNFIISSSLGAEETAGFSIVTKIFFTLITLYSILLIHFWNSVTEAFEKAKFLWILHKVKMLIKLSFLFFFAGLLISFFQENILLLWLGENNLNFASSTFYLYTVYLLLHCINAVFVNIQNGLGKLKIQIGATILALIIYVTACYFIDIAYYGYNVIIIIKIAVMGISLMLNSFILKKLQR is encoded by the coding sequence ATGAAAAAACGAATTAAGTTGTTTTACAAAGATGCCTCTAAAGAAAATAAAGCATTTATTTCTAATACTTTTTTTAATATAATTTTTATTGGAATTAAAATAGGAATTGGACTTGTCACAATTTCTATTTTATTAAAATATTTAGGAGAAGAACGCTTTGGGGTTTGGCAAACAATCTTATCGATTTCCACTTTTTTTTCATTGCTAAGTTTTGGATATTCAAATGGTTTAAGAAATTTAATCACAAAGTTGATTATCAAAAATAAAGAGAAAGAAATCTCTAAAGCAATTGGTGCAACCTATCTATTAGTGAGTAAAATTGTTGCAATTTCGGCTCTTATTTTACTTCCAAGTTTGTATTTTTTTTTAAATCCGAATACTTTATTTCTAGGAACAACAATTGCTTCTAATGAAATTAGTATTAGTATACTTATTTTTCTTTCTTTCTTTTTGTTAAATATTATTTTGAGCTTGTCAGAATCTATCGCTTTTGGTATTCAAAAGAGTTATTTAACAAGTTTATTTCAAGCAATAAGCATTTTTTTTAGCTTGATATTGGTGTATGTAATTGGAAAAAACAATGAAATAAACTTAATACAAGTTGCGTTTATTTTTGGGGTAACACAAAGCGCTACATATGTGATTTTTATTCTTTTTCAGAAACTAAAATTAAATATTAATATCAATTTTAAATCTTCATATTCCTTAAAAGAAACCAACAAACTTTCTTTTCATTTTTTTATAGCACATCTTCTTGCTGTAGCCTTTTTATCAATAGATAATTTTATTATTTCTTCTTCTTTAGGCGCAGAAGAAACAGCAGGGTTTTCTATTGTAACAAAGATTTTTTTTACATTAATAACACTTTATTCAATCTTGTTAATTCATTTTTGGAATAGTGTTACTGAAGCATTTGAAAAAGCAAAGTTCTTATGGATACTTCATAAAGTAAAAATGTTAATTAAACTCTCTTTTCTGTTTTTCTTTGCGGGCTTATTGATTTCATTTTTTCAAGAGAATATCCTTTTATTATGGCTAGGAGAAAATAACCTTAATTTTGCATCATCTACATTTTACCTATACACAGTTTATTTATTACTTCATTGTATCAATGCCGTTTTTGTAAACATCCAAAATGGATTGGGCAAATTAAAAATCCAAATTGGAGCCACCATATTAGCATTAATAATATATGTTACAGCCTGTTATTTTATTGATATTGCTTATTATGGATACAATGTAATAATAATAATAAAAATTGCTGTAATGGGAATATCTTTAATGTTAAACTCTTTTATCTTAAAAAAATTACAAAGATGA
- the rfbB gene encoding dTDP-glucose 4,6-dehydratase: MKTILITGGAGFIGANFISFFLDKNKNSKVVNLDALTYAGDLENLKKLNEHSRYIFEKGNICDRNFIEKILKKHTISGVIHFAAESHVDNSIKNPDAFIQTNINGTFNLLDVAKNYWMDAPNLYKKEFENARFHHISTDEVFGTLGATGLFTEETPYAPNSPYSASKSASDFIVRSYFHTYGMNVVTTNCSNNYGPKQHDEKLIPTIIRKAISGENIPIYGDGKNIRDWLFVLDHCKGIELAYQKGKAGETYNIGGKNERNNLYIADKICEILDVISPKGISYKEQISFVKDRPGHDFRYAIDATKIETELGWKAEENFETGIQKTIEWYLNKYNK, encoded by the coding sequence ATGAAAACAATATTAATAACAGGCGGAGCAGGGTTTATTGGCGCAAATTTTATTTCTTTTTTTTTAGATAAAAACAAAAATAGTAAGGTTGTAAATTTAGATGCATTAACCTATGCAGGAGATTTAGAAAACCTAAAAAAATTAAACGAACATTCAAGATATATTTTTGAAAAAGGAAATATTTGTGATCGTAATTTTATTGAAAAAATTTTAAAAAAACATACTATTTCTGGTGTAATACATTTTGCGGCAGAATCTCATGTAGATAATTCAATTAAAAATCCGGATGCGTTTATTCAGACAAATATTAACGGAACATTTAATTTGTTAGATGTTGCAAAAAATTATTGGATGGATGCACCAAATTTGTATAAAAAAGAATTCGAAAATGCTCGTTTTCATCACATTTCTACAGACGAGGTTTTTGGAACTTTAGGAGCAACAGGTTTGTTTACAGAAGAAACCCCGTACGCACCAAACAGTCCATACAGTGCATCAAAATCGGCCTCAGATTTTATCGTAAGAAGTTATTTTCATACGTACGGAATGAACGTAGTAACTACAAATTGTTCTAATAATTACGGACCAAAACAACACGACGAAAAGTTGATTCCGACGATTATTAGAAAAGCGATTTCTGGAGAAAATATTCCTATTTATGGCGATGGAAAAAACATAAGAGATTGGTTGTTTGTTTTAGATCATTGCAAAGGAATTGAGTTGGCTTATCAAAAAGGAAAAGCAGGAGAAACCTATAATATTGGAGGTAAAAACGAACGAAATAATTTGTATATCGCAGATAAAATATGTGAAATTTTAGACGTGATTTCTCCAAAAGGAATTTCTTATAAAGAACAAATTTCTTTTGTAAAAGATAGACCTGGACACGATTTTAGGTATGCAATTGATGCAACAAAAATTGAAACTGAATTGGGTTGGAAAGCAGAAGAAAATTTTGAAACAGGAATACAAAAAACCATTGAATGGTATTTAAACAAATACAATAAGTAA
- the rfbC gene encoding dTDP-4-dehydrorhamnose 3,5-epimerase, with amino-acid sequence MQVTETKLKGCYIIEPTIFGDERGYFFETFNKEKFKELTGKEIEFVQDNEAFSNRGILRGLHLQKGEFAQAKLVRVVKGKVLDVVVDVRPNSKTYGEFFSCVLSEQNKKQLFVPRGFAHGYSVLEDNTVFVYKCDNFYQPKSEGGIIFNDETLNIDWMLSENEIAISEKDKVLQAFNELEI; translated from the coding sequence ATGCAGGTTACAGAAACAAAATTAAAAGGCTGTTATATTATAGAACCAACCATTTTTGGAGACGAAAGAGGCTATTTCTTTGAAACTTTTAATAAGGAAAAGTTTAAGGAATTAACAGGTAAAGAAATTGAGTTTGTTCAAGATAACGAAGCATTTTCAAACCGAGGCATTTTAAGAGGATTGCACCTTCAGAAAGGAGAATTTGCACAAGCAAAACTGGTTCGTGTTGTAAAAGGGAAAGTATTAGATGTGGTTGTAGATGTAAGACCAAACTCAAAAACGTATGGAGAATTTTTTTCTTGTGTTTTATCAGAACAAAATAAAAAACAACTATTTGTTCCAAGAGGATTTGCCCATGGATATTCCGTTTTAGAAGATAATACCGTTTTTGTATATAAATGTGATAATTTTTATCAACCAAAATCAGAAGGAGGAATTATATTTAATGATGAAACATTAAATATAGATTGGATGCTTTCAGAGAATGAAATAGCTATTTCAGAAAAAGACAAGGTGCTACAAGCGTTTAATGAATTAGAAATTTAA
- the gmd gene encoding GDP-mannose 4,6-dehydratase has protein sequence MKKIALITGITGQDGSYLTELLLEKGYEVHGIKRRASSFNTQRIDHLYQDPHAEKRNLFLHYGDMTDSTNLIRIIQEVQPDEIYNLAAMSHVHVSFDTPEYTANVDGLGTLRLLEAIRILNLEKKTKIYQASTSELYGKVQEVPQTETTPFYPRSPYGVAKIYAYWITVNYREAYNIFACNGILFNHESPVRGETFVTRKITRAVSKIALGLQDKLFLGNLDAKRDWGHAKDYVRMMWMILQANEPEDWVIATGKTTSVRDMVKMAFSEVGIELEFVGKGKEEKGIVKNCNNADFKVEIGKEIISIDPHYYRPTEVDLLIGDATKAKEKLGWTPECSLEELVKEMMEHDIKIMQRELFLKKGGHQINNNYE, from the coding sequence GTGAAAAAAATTGCTTTAATAACAGGGATAACCGGACAAGACGGCTCGTATTTAACAGAACTTTTATTAGAAAAAGGATATGAAGTCCATGGAATAAAACGAAGAGCTTCTAGTTTTAATACACAACGAATTGATCATTTATATCAAGATCCTCACGCAGAAAAAAGAAATTTATTTTTGCATTATGGAGACATGACAGATAGCACAAATTTGATTCGTATTATTCAAGAAGTACAGCCTGATGAAATCTACAATTTAGCAGCAATGAGCCACGTGCATGTTTCGTTTGATACGCCAGAATATACGGCAAATGTAGACGGACTTGGAACCTTACGATTGTTAGAGGCAATTCGGATTTTAAATTTAGAAAAGAAGACTAAAATTTATCAAGCATCAACATCAGAATTATACGGAAAAGTACAAGAAGTTCCACAAACAGAAACCACACCATTTTATCCAAGAAGCCCGTATGGAGTTGCAAAGATATATGCCTATTGGATTACCGTAAATTATAGAGAAGCCTACAATATTTTTGCGTGTAACGGAATTTTATTCAACCATGAATCGCCTGTTAGAGGAGAAACCTTTGTAACTAGAAAAATTACAAGAGCAGTTTCTAAAATAGCCTTGGGATTACAAGACAAATTGTTTTTAGGAAATCTAGACGCAAAAAGAGATTGGGGGCATGCAAAAGATTATGTGCGGATGATGTGGATGATTTTACAAGCAAATGAACCAGAAGATTGGGTAATTGCAACAGGAAAAACCACTTCGGTTAGAGACATGGTAAAAATGGCTTTTTCTGAAGTCGGAATCGAATTAGAATTTGTTGGAAAAGGAAAAGAAGAAAAAGGAATTGTAAAAAATTGTAACAATGCTGATTTTAAAGTAGAAATTGGTAAAGAAATAATTTCAATTGATCCTCATTATTACAGACCAACAGAAGTAGATTTGTTAATTGGTGATGCTACCAAAGCAAAAGAAAAACTTGGTTGGACGCCAGAATGTTCTTTAGAAGAACTTGTAAAAGAAATGATGGAACACGATATAAAAATTATGCAAAGAGAATTGTTTTTAAAGAAAGGCGGACATCAAATAAATAACAACTATGAATAG
- a CDS encoding O-antigen ligase family protein yields the protein MIKKLFYLFIFFAPFTSFFALSAWLRVPVVINQLLFIVLLVSIFKTDKVKTKWIEKEDLFLLAFLVLVWVSFVFGFREKRSLNHSLAYTNCILFYFFMIKYVVQLLKIKSLQIAKIAYWSFCLSSIIIITDFIGKNYFNVSIRILFSEADGIISNMDYFIRSGFKRVGGVAEEPGTMSVFYNIYFGISLYYLYIKKKVKHYLFIAVLFIVSHFAMLSNAGIVLPIIAAVLIFAINKLKQLKISQKQLLLLLSITTILLISTIVILLFDIGNTAQFLKQFFNKIFFSETTEYSSSGQRLLQWKRALSNFIKNPIFGNGPGFGVDQDAEGYLSVYLTILSDLGILALLFFLSFQETIIKKTLKLNAPIRSFLLFSVITSFLHLIIVADFYHAPLWILFGFIQLVYKEQKELQL from the coding sequence ATGATAAAGAAGCTTTTTTACCTTTTTATTTTTTTCGCGCCATTTACTAGTTTTTTTGCGCTATCTGCTTGGTTAAGAGTTCCTGTGGTAATAAACCAATTATTGTTTATTGTATTGTTAGTTAGTATTTTTAAAACAGATAAAGTAAAGACAAAATGGATTGAAAAAGAAGATTTATTTTTACTTGCTTTTTTAGTTCTAGTTTGGGTTAGTTTTGTATTTGGGTTTCGAGAAAAACGAAGTTTAAACCATTCTTTAGCATATACCAATTGTATTTTGTTTTATTTTTTTATGATAAAGTATGTGGTTCAACTTCTTAAGATAAAATCACTACAAATAGCAAAAATTGCTTATTGGTCATTTTGTTTAAGTTCCATAATTATTATAACAGATTTTATAGGTAAAAATTACTTTAATGTAAGCATTAGAATTCTTTTTTCTGAAGCAGATGGCATTATTAGTAATATGGATTATTTTATTAGGTCTGGTTTTAAAAGAGTTGGTGGAGTTGCAGAAGAACCAGGAACGATGTCTGTTTTTTATAATATTTACTTTGGTATATCACTCTATTATCTATACATAAAAAAGAAGGTTAAGCATTATCTTTTTATAGCTGTACTTTTTATAGTATCACATTTTGCTATGCTTTCAAATGCAGGAATTGTATTGCCTATTATAGCTGCAGTTTTAATTTTTGCGATTAATAAATTAAAACAGTTAAAAATTTCTCAAAAACAACTCTTATTACTTTTAAGTATTACTACAATATTACTTATCTCCACAATTGTTATTTTATTATTTGATATTGGTAATACAGCTCAGTTTTTAAAACAATTTTTTAATAAAATATTCTTTAGCGAAACAACAGAATATTCGTCAAGTGGACAACGATTATTACAATGGAAAAGAGCGTTGTCTAATTTTATTAAAAACCCAATTTTTGGAAACGGACCAGGTTTTGGTGTTGATCAAGATGCCGAAGGATATTTAAGTGTCTATTTAACAATATTATCCGATTTAGGTATTTTAGCGCTCCTATTTTTCTTGTCTTTTCAAGAAACAATAATTAAAAAAACCCTAAAATTAAATGCTCCAATACGAAGCTTTTTATTGTTTTCTGTAATTACATCCTTTTTACACCTTATAATAGTTGCTGATTTTTATCATGCGCCTTTATGGATTTTATTTGGCTTTATTCAATTAGTTTATAAAGAACAAAAAGAATTACAGTTATGA
- a CDS encoding GDP-L-fucose synthase family protein: MNREAKIYVAGHRGLVGSAILKNLQLKGYTNILTKTHQEVDLTNQQETADFFAKEKPEYVFLAAAKVGGIVANNTYRADFIYENLMIQNNVIHQSYVNDVKKLLFLGSTCIYPKNAHQPIKETELLTNELEYTNEPYAIAKTAGIKMCESYNLQYNTDFLSVMPTNLYGPNDNFDLEKSHVLPALIRKIHLAKLLENNHIEAVLKELKVDRLEKAEAILSKFGVTSKSVEIWGSGKPKREFLWSEDMADACVYIMQNVDFKNLISSPLWGDAEGRGEEIRNTHINIGTGVDISIKELAEKIKNIVGFKGELLFNTEKPDGTMRKVTDVKKIHSLGWKHTVELDEGIKRLYNWYISN; encoded by the coding sequence ATGAATAGAGAGGCAAAAATATATGTTGCTGGTCATAGAGGTTTGGTTGGCAGCGCCATTTTAAAAAACCTACAACTAAAAGGCTATACAAATATACTTACTAAAACACATCAAGAAGTAGACTTGACAAATCAGCAAGAAACGGCTGATTTTTTTGCAAAAGAAAAACCCGAATACGTGTTTTTAGCCGCTGCAAAAGTTGGCGGAATTGTAGCAAATAATACTTATAGAGCCGATTTTATTTATGAAAACTTGATGATTCAAAACAATGTAATTCATCAAAGTTATGTAAATGATGTAAAGAAATTATTGTTTTTAGGAAGCACTTGTATTTATCCTAAAAACGCCCATCAACCTATCAAAGAAACGGAGTTATTGACCAATGAATTGGAATATACAAACGAGCCTTATGCCATTGCAAAAACTGCAGGAATAAAAATGTGTGAAAGTTATAATTTGCAATACAACACCGATTTTTTATCGGTAATGCCAACCAATTTGTATGGTCCAAATGATAATTTTGATTTAGAAAAATCACATGTTTTACCTGCATTAATTCGTAAAATTCATTTGGCAAAATTGTTAGAAAATAACCATATAGAAGCCGTTTTAAAAGAGTTAAAAGTTGATCGTTTAGAGAAAGCTGAAGCGATTTTATCAAAATTTGGAGTGACATCAAAAAGTGTAGAAATTTGGGGTTCTGGAAAACCAAAAAGAGAATTTTTATGGTCTGAAGATATGGCAGATGCTTGTGTATATATTATGCAGAATGTGGATTTTAAAAATTTGATTTCTTCTCCCCTTTGGGGAGATGCCGAAGGCAGAGGGGAAGAAATTAGAAACACGCATATAAATATTGGAACAGGGGTTGATATTTCTATCAAAGAATTGGCAGAAAAGATTAAAAACATAGTCGGTTTTAAAGGTGAATTACTTTTCAATACTGAAAAACCAGACGGAACCATGCGGAAAGTTACCGATGTTAAAAAAATACATAGTTTGGGTTGGAAACATACTGTTGAGTTAGATGAAGGAATTAAGAGATTATACAATTGGTATATCTCTAACTAA
- a CDS encoding glycosyltransferase family 4 protein produces the protein MKIIHVITAFGIGGAEKLLKNIVNKQVKEHDVYLVYFKDKNDLVDELDKKIHIKQIPFSRHIVTNLKKFYEQVQPDIIHTHLGHADLLGIWSARKTKAALFCTMHNIYFKKNYLDFFFFKLYTFLFLNAAKNTHVISISKAVEKHVVKKLKVPKERSHVLKNAISPKEIEKKNKLKDTIRLLFVGRLEKQKSVETLLKAIAILKNKQLKKEFKLTIVGDGSLRKELKLLSKKLKINHLVTFKGEQKDVDAYYSISDIFILPSIFEGFGIVIIEAIRAKVAVIASNIEGPAELIDNGKNGLLFPVKNEKILANKIELLIINDAKREELIDNGYKTFTKHDHIDTSVKKLNNLYLNVYNQKNT, from the coding sequence ATGAAAATAATACATGTAATTACGGCTTTCGGAATTGGTGGAGCAGAAAAACTACTTAAAAATATTGTTAACAAACAAGTTAAAGAGCACGATGTTTATTTGGTGTACTTTAAAGATAAAAATGATTTAGTAGATGAACTTGATAAAAAAATTCATATAAAGCAAATTCCTTTTTCGAGACATATTGTTACAAATCTTAAAAAGTTTTATGAACAAGTACAACCAGATATTATTCATACGCATTTAGGTCATGCAGATTTATTAGGGATTTGGAGCGCAAGAAAAACAAAAGCAGCACTATTTTGTACAATGCATAATATTTATTTTAAGAAAAATTATTTAGATTTTTTCTTCTTTAAATTATATACATTTTTGTTCCTAAATGCAGCAAAAAACACACATGTAATTTCAATTTCAAAAGCTGTTGAAAAACACGTTGTCAAAAAGTTAAAAGTACCTAAAGAAAGATCTCATGTATTAAAAAATGCAATTTCACCAAAAGAGATTGAGAAAAAAAACAAATTAAAAGACACTATAAGATTGCTCTTTGTTGGGCGGTTGGAAAAACAAAAATCGGTAGAAACCTTACTAAAAGCAATAGCAATTTTAAAGAATAAACAACTTAAAAAAGAGTTTAAATTAACAATTGTTGGTGATGGTAGTTTAAGAAAAGAGTTAAAATTACTATCAAAAAAATTAAAAATAAATCACCTTGTAACCTTTAAAGGAGAACAAAAAGATGTAGATGCTTATTATAGCATATCAGATATTTTTATCTTACCATCTATTTTTGAGGGTTTTGGAATTGTAATTATTGAGGCAATTAGAGCAAAAGTAGCGGTAATTGCTTCAAATATTGAAGGGCCAGCTGAGCTAATAGATAATGGTAAAAACGGACTATTGTTTCCGGTAAAAAACGAAAAGATTCTTGCAAATAAAATAGAACTGCTAATTATCAATGATGCAAAAAGAGAAGAACTTATTGATAATGGTTATAAAACTTTTACAAAACACGACCATATTGACACTTCTGTAAAAAAACTAAATAATTTATACCTAAATGTTTACAATCAAAAAAACACTTAA
- the rfbA gene encoding glucose-1-phosphate thymidylyltransferase RfbA, whose product MKGIILAGGSGTRLHPTTLAISKQLMPVFDKPMIYYPLSTLISAGINEILIISTPQDLPLFERLLGDGKKYGCIFEYTVQEKPNGLAEAFILGADFIGDDKVALILGDNIFYGTGLAKLLKANNNPDGGIVYAYHVHDPERYGVVEFDENGNAISIEEKPIKPKSNYAVPGIYFYDNEVVEIAKNIQPSHRGELEITDINKSYLERGKLNVSILDRGTAWLDTGTFDSLMQASQFVQVIEERQGLKVGSIEEAAYRSGFITKKQLHKLAEPLLKSGYGKHLEGI is encoded by the coding sequence ATGAAAGGAATTATTTTAGCTGGCGGATCAGGAACACGGTTACATCCAACTACACTTGCAATTAGCAAGCAATTAATGCCTGTTTTTGATAAACCAATGATTTATTACCCATTATCAACATTAATATCCGCAGGAATTAATGAGATTTTAATTATTTCTACACCACAAGATTTACCGCTTTTTGAAAGATTGTTAGGCGATGGAAAAAAATACGGATGTATTTTTGAATATACGGTTCAAGAAAAGCCTAATGGATTAGCAGAAGCATTTATTTTAGGAGCAGATTTTATTGGTGATGATAAAGTAGCATTGATTTTAGGAGACAATATTTTTTACGGAACAGGTTTGGCAAAATTATTAAAAGCCAATAACAATCCAGATGGCGGAATTGTTTATGCATATCATGTTCATGATCCAGAAAGATATGGTGTTGTTGAGTTTGATGAAAACGGAAATGCAATTTCAATAGAAGAAAAACCAATAAAACCGAAATCTAATTATGCGGTTCCAGGAATTTATTTTTACGATAATGAAGTAGTAGAAATTGCAAAAAATATCCAACCAAGTCATAGAGGAGAATTAGAAATAACAGACATTAATAAATCGTATTTAGAAAGAGGAAAATTAAATGTTAGTATTTTAGATAGAGGAACCGCTTGGTTAGATACGGGTACTTTTGATTCTTTAATGCAAGCATCACAATTTGTGCAAGTAATAGAAGAAAGACAAGGGTTAAAGGTCGGATCTATTGAAGAAGCAGCCTATAGAAGTGGTTTTATCACTAAAAAACAATTACATAAATTAGCCGAGCCATTATTAAAAAGTGGTTATGGCAAACATTTAGAAGGAATTTAA
- a CDS encoding glycosyltransferase family 2 protein — MKTETPLFSIVTVSYNSEKTIRDTIKSVLNQVFTNFEYILVDGKSTDKTVEIIKSFENQFKEKKIPYQWISEKDAGIYDAMNKGLKLASGEIIGILNSDDWYTKTAISTVVEKNQNNTNTIISGKKNKVNSKKEILKTIQNKKDIAAYIHKIMPINHPATFVHKTVYDKIGLFDTQYKLSADYDLIYRAFNANASFLFVDEVLVNMRNTGATHQSKNLFITAKEDYHIRKKNKVTLAFFYYLKRIGFNYLVIIRGYLFKNR; from the coding sequence ATGAAAACAGAAACACCTTTGTTTTCTATTGTAACGGTTTCTTACAATAGTGAGAAAACCATAAGAGACACAATAAAATCTGTTTTAAATCAGGTATTTACGAATTTTGAATATATTCTTGTTGATGGAAAATCAACCGACAAAACTGTTGAAATAATTAAAAGTTTTGAAAATCAATTTAAAGAAAAAAAAATTCCGTATCAATGGATTTCAGAAAAAGATGCAGGAATTTATGACGCCATGAACAAAGGGCTAAAGTTAGCTTCTGGAGAAATTATAGGCATTTTAAATAGCGATGATTGGTATACAAAAACGGCTATTTCAACAGTAGTAGAAAAGAATCAAAACAATACAAATACAATAATATCAGGTAAAAAAAATAAAGTAAATTCTAAAAAAGAGATTTTAAAAACCATTCAAAATAAAAAAGACATTGCTGCTTATATACATAAAATAATGCCAATTAATCACCCAGCTACTTTTGTCCACAAAACAGTTTATGACAAAATAGGTTTGTTTGATACGCAATACAAATTATCTGCAGATTACGATCTAATTTATCGGGCTTTTAATGCAAATGCATCATTTTTATTTGTTGATGAGGTTTTGGTAAATATGCGAAATACTGGAGCAACACATCAATCAAAAAATTTATTTATTACAGCAAAAGAAGATTATCATATTAGAAAAAAAAATAAAGTTACACTTGCTTTTTTTTACTATTTAAAAAGAATAGGATTTAATTATTTAGTAATTATTAGAGGTTATCTTTTTAAAAACCGTTAA
- a CDS encoding O-antigen ligase family protein gives MFTIKKTLKNIPYNKATILLFLLVSFSFPALVKIVVPLFIVVAFFQFYQVLRNKITIDYLLETYFYLLVYSLIFFRSIHTLILVFNLIFYFYYTLKSKERFKISALKNEFLIFFFFCLIVVNQLTFQPYLKTIDTYLYLLFYPLLFFLIKKSKILFTIENALKTFIVSVLTATLFLFFINLFQDNLTLKTNTFFAEPLGLTHVYFGLSLGVAFGFVLILLEKETYLINKISTYFLLAIFLILLIYIGARTSFVATFIILGVFLFKKIPLVFYKKITLLTILSFVFLTISFKTIPRVKQDLFFIKKVYISVTTNDTQDLVQNSWRNIYQRFLVTKYSINEIKENLLLGIGNHNTKRILGGKIHKEGYLYFEAINPHNQYLHVLLGMGLFSFLYFLVMMGNFFKMPSSHMYFLFFFILIMFTESVLVRVKGISIFFLFVLILSLKKSPLHD, from the coding sequence ATGTTTACAATCAAAAAAACACTTAAAAACATTCCTTATAATAAGGCAACAATACTTCTTTTTTTGTTGGTATCATTTAGTTTTCCAGCATTAGTTAAAATTGTGGTTCCATTGTTTATTGTGGTTGCTTTTTTTCAGTTTTATCAAGTATTAAGAAACAAGATTACTATAGATTATTTATTAGAAACATATTTTTATCTTCTTGTATATTCACTTATTTTCTTTAGAAGCATTCACACACTTATTTTAGTATTTAATTTAATTTTTTACTTTTACTATACATTAAAATCTAAAGAGAGGTTTAAGATTAGTGCTCTAAAGAATGAGTTTTTAATATTCTTTTTCTTCTGCTTAATAGTAGTAAATCAGCTTACTTTTCAACCTTATTTAAAAACAATTGATACTTATTTATATTTATTGTTTTACCCTTTATTATTTTTCTTAATAAAAAAAAGTAAAATTCTTTTTACCATTGAGAATGCTTTAAAAACATTTATTGTAAGTGTTTTAACGGCAACTCTATTTTTGTTTTTTATTAATTTATTTCAAGATAATTTAACACTTAAAACCAATACTTTTTTTGCAGAACCACTTGGTTTAACACATGTATATTTTGGACTTTCTTTAGGTGTTGCCTTTGGTTTTGTTTTAATTTTGTTAGAAAAGGAAACGTATTTAATTAATAAGATTAGTACTTACTTTTTATTAGCTATTTTTTTAATATTGCTAATTTATATTGGTGCAAGAACATCTTTTGTTGCAACATTTATAATTTTAGGTGTTTTTTTATTTAAGAAAATTCCATTAGTTTTTTATAAAAAAATAACTCTTTTAACAATACTTTCTTTTGTATTTTTAACAATAAGTTTTAAAACGATACCTAGAGTAAAACAAGATTTGTTTTTTATTAAAAAGGTATATATCTCTGTTACAACTAATGACACACAGGATTTGGTTCAAAATTCATGGAGAAATATTTATCAACGTTTTTTAGTAACCAAATACTCAATTAATGAGATTAAAGAAAATCTACTTTTAGGCATTGGAAATCACAACACAAAAAGAATTTTAGGGGGAAAAATTCATAAAGAAGGATATTTATATTTTGAGGCTATAAACCCACACAATCAATATCTTCATGTTTTATTAGGAATGGGTCTTTTTTCTTTTTTATACTTTTTAGTAATGATGGGTAATTTTTTTAAAATGCCATCATCGCACATGTATTTCCTTTTCTTTTTTATATTGATAATGTTCACAGAATCTGTTTTAGTAAGAGTAAAAGGAATTTCTATATTTTTCCTTTTTGTATTAATTTTATCATTAAAAAAGAGCCCTTTACATGATTAA